One window of the Plasmodium vivax chromosome 2, whole genome shotgun sequence genome contains the following:
- a CDS encoding patched family protein, putative (encoded by transcript PVX_081400A), which produces MVLAKVAKALKDLKQTSLDSFSNVLYDYAGFVYERPCKIIAASLLGCLLLSMGFCYREHEKDIYKLYSISNSYACETNETINDFFHKSRKAFILVESNCNLLKPHILRELKKFEDGTKEIQVDLTEINECRKDSEPPTLQTEASKEVYQMLLKNQDVNANLDWKPNFKRFNFNFALNKLLGLKNKLTESKSDDRGKGKGKAKKGSSGDKKKGKSGDKKKGKDSKEGTGNGRNEDADDEDDDEEEDDDEEDDDDEEEDHNDSANEGEDGMSRGSTNGEESPNGEDDDNEGDGADGDPLSGEGSRGEGIQMVAKKMKWLTRKISSMLKGSANGTANTNGTANTNGTANTNGTASEKQTPKVRLSDFKEDHFFPPYYIPPMLLKDDRCLLQNVFKDKNVTLNLREASDSTKRQITFTLGDICEQKYNDCNLSSIFLYYENGNAKYESPIKVDNLDFYVNRKTFKEMMPKGILGNMQYKESPFSYTITSANAIMTVIPLLNSYMYEPYVLAYEKKLIDYVRFYNIDEAVQDEETNDGNEPFVKFHVFTERSLEDEVDRISKIDNLTRLLFIIGVCLIFMYALFNNVTSVLYRSKPLCAVMGILCGFLGYLAGSGFLFFLGVKSVPPAETVPFLVIGVGVDDVFVILNSYSLLFMIKDNKKRIQLCLKDSALAITVTTLTNIIAFLISSVSPFYSICSFSLFTASSLFFGYLMVLTLLLSFLCIEGKLEKKKRNIFSGTALLFCSFFRRGRSGNGGRGGTASGSAAALPSVADGHGGAAAAGGTADAAAHAAHAAHAAAPGEAGPAGQNNLSLEVAQNEDDCKKTPAEYENISIYEWIHNLYLFEESFNKKKKNATVYSSNEISSKGYNNESGLQASPAPHDRITLENICLDKKEMKKRKGAGAGVGAAAEADEASGKSRNGQMALNASSSSMGVVPAAATEEEEPPSSSSPPRGADVLEVEYTDAMDPKGEKKITIVNDIFAGPSGPLDGSGADGGRMSFPRERKNLLRCDRGDRGEHHHYNNSTELATKDTLLLSNLHESDKKNIYLLSSHDNALFYKYIYEEPKGNIGKYFRSLVKNYYVPFLSSRMGKAIVYVLFTALLMLSIYGCTLMKKGIKYDKAFPVDSYVRLFSEAKTKYFPHFGDMIEVYYFDKDFIKKYRRLNRQVDVVSSSFLYSDRTDREMMKNPKLNRNIHWEMKDLQEELLEMHDQLEEQDFVSGVANGFTLFLNSNGKKLKNETPEQFYDTFVDWVQHDYMGNLFKNDFIFLNKKLIAWRYFYFQSNVDDSEISSKWLKTCKKISKLEDHNVQMQCFHISSIFNETDEAIIEVTLINLGITIITILIVTAYIIKGFNSCLIIALIIFLIDLCIFGFMCLCGITVNIISMVILVLSVGFSIDHTSHIVQAFTHSMGRTRDEKMKESLHLMIGPVLHSGLSTWFVISTLFFSNKDFTVIFFQTLTLVLFFSVTFSSMFLPVLLSSFGPL; this is translated from the exons ATGGTGCTCGCGAAGGTGGCGAAGGCGCTGAAGGACCTGAAGCAGACGTCGCTGGACTCCTTCTCTAACGTGCTGTACGACTACGCGGGGTTCGTGTACGAGCGGCCGTGCAAAATCATCGCGGCCAGCCTGCTGGGCTGCCTCCTCTTGAGCATGGGCTTCTGCTACCGAGAGCACGAAAAGGACATCTACAAGCTCTATTCCATCTCAAACTCCTATGCCTGCGAAACGAATGAAACGATAAATGACTTCTTCCACAAAAGCCGGAAGGCCTTCATCCTGGTGGAGTCCAATTGTAATTTGCTGAAGCCGCACATCTTGAGGGAGCTAAAGAAGTTTGAGGATGGGACCAAGGAAATTCAAGTGGATCTGACGGAGATAAATGAGTGTAGGAAAGATTCCGAGCCGCCAACCCTCCAGACGGAAGCATCCAAGGAGGTGTATCAAATGCTTTTGAAGAACCAAGACGTTAATGCTAACCTTGATTGGAAGCCAAATTTCAAACGgttcaattttaattttgcccTTAACAAGCTGCTCGGGCTGAAGAACAAACTGACGGAATCGAAGAGCGACGATAGGGGgaagggaaagggaaaagccAAGAAGGGGAGTAGTGGCGATAAGAAGAAGGGCAAAAGTGGGGATAAGAAAAAGGGCAAAGATTCCAAGGAGGGCACGGGAAATGGGCGCAATGAAGACGCAGATGATGAggatgacgatgaggaggaggatgatgatgaggaggatgacgacgatgaggaggaggaccaCAACGATAGTGCAAATGAGGGGGAGGATGGCATGAGTAGGGGCAGTACCAATGGGGAGGAGAGTCCCAACGGGGAAGACGACGACAATGAGGGGGACGGCGCGGATGGGGACCCGCTCAGCGGCGAGGGGAGCCGGGGGGAGGGGATCCAAATGGTGGCAAAAAAGATGAAGTGGTTGACGAGGAAGATAAGCAGCATGTTGAAGGGAAGCGCAAACGGAACCGCAAACACAAATGGAACCGCAAACACAAATGGAACCGCAAACACAAATGGAACCGCTTCTGAGAAACAAACGCCCAAGGTGAGGCTCTCCGATTTCAAGGAGgaccacttcttccccccgtaTTACATCCCCCCCATGCTGCTGAAGGACGACCGGTGCCTGCTCCAAAATGTGTTCAAGGACAAAAACGTGACGCTCAATTTGAGGGAGGCGAGCGACTCCACGAAGAGGCAAATCACCTTCACCTTGGGAGACATCTGCGAGCAGAAGTACAACGACTGCAATTTGAGCTCCATCTTCCTCTACTACGAGAatggaaatgcaaaatatgaAAGCCCCATAAAAGTGGATAACCTAGATTTCTACGTCAACAGGAAGACCTTCAAAGAAATGATGCCCAAGGGTATTCTTGGGAACATGCAATATAAGGAGAGTCCCTTCAGCTATACTATCACTTCGGCCAATGCCATCATGACAGTCATCCCTCTGTTGAATTCGTATATGTATGAGCCGTATGTCTTGGCCTACGAGAAGAAGCTCATCGATTACGTCCGCTTCTATAACATTGATGAGGCTGTTCAAGACGAGGAAACGAATGATGGGAATGAGCCATTTGTTAAGTTCCACGTTTTTACGGAGAGGAGCTTAGAAGATGAGGTGGATCGAATCTCAAAAATTGATAATTTGACTAGGCTGCTCTTCATCATTGGGGTGTGCCTCATCTTCATGTATGCCCTCTTCAACAATGTCACTTCTGTTCTCTATAGGAGTAAACCCCTCTGTGCTGTGATGGGCATTTTGTGTGGCTTCCTGGGTTACCTTGCCGGTTCAGGctttttattcttcctcGGGGTGAAATCTGTACCTCCAGCGGAGACGGTGCCTTTTCTGGTCATCGGGGTGGGGGTAGATGacgtttttgtaattttaaattcGTACTCTCTCCTCTTCATGATTAAGGATAATAAGAAGAGGATTCAACTCTGTCTGAAGGATAGTGCCTTGGCCATCACAGTCACTACGTTGACGAATATCATTGCCTTTTTGATCAGCTCCGTTTCTCCGTTCTACTCTATTTGTAgcttttccctcttcaccgCGAGTTCCCTCTTCTTTGGCTACCTCATGGTGTTGACTCTGCTCCTGAGCTTCCTCTGCATCGAGGGAAAgttggagaagaagaagaggaacatCTTCTCCGGCACGGCCCTCCTcttctgctccttcttccGTAGAGGTAGAAGTGGTAACGGTGGCAGGGGGGGCACAGCCAGCGGTTCCGCAGCGGCGTTGCCGAGTGTAGCGGATGGTCATGGtggtgctgctgctgctggcGGTACTGCTGACGCTGCCGCTCATGCCGCTCATGCTGCTCATGCCGCCGCCCCTGGCGAGGCGGGCCCGGCCGGGCAGAACAACCTCTCCCTCGAGGTGGCCCAAAATGAAGACGACTGTAAGAAGACGCCGGCCGAGTATGAAAACATCTCCATCTACGAGTGGATTCATAACCTCTACCTGTTCGAGGAGTCCTTcaataagaagaaaaaaaacgccaccGTCTACTCGTCCAACGAGATTAGCAGCAAAGGGTATAACAACGAAAGTGGGTTGCAGGCCTCCCCCGCTCCGCATGATAGGATTACCTTGGAAAATATATGCCTAGATAAGAAGgaaatgaagaagcggaaggggGCTGGAGCGGGAGTGGGAGCGGCCGCGGAAGCGGATGAGGCGTCGGGGAAGAGCAGGAACGGTCAAATGGCACTTAacgcctcttcctcctccatggGGGTAGTACCCGCCGCTGCCACGGAGGAAGAGGAGCCGCCCTCCTCGTCGTCCCCGCCGAGGGGGGCAGACGTGCTGGAGGTGGAGTACACAGACGCGATGGAcccgaagggggagaagaagataACCATCGTGAATGATATATTCGCAGGGCCGAGCGGTCCACTAGATGGAAGCGGTGCGGATGGCGGGCGCATGAGCTTCCCCCGAGAGAGGAAGAACCTCCTGCGCTGCGACCGAGGTGACCGCGGAGAGCACCACCACTATAATAACTCCACGGAGCTCGCGACGAAGGACACGCTGCTGCTGAGCAACCTGCACGAGtcagataaaaaaaacatctacCTATTGAGCTCCCACGATAATGCCCTCTTCTACAAGTACATCTACGAAGAGCCCAAAGGAAACATTGGGAAGTACTTCAGATCTTTGGTGAAGAATTACTACGTGCCTTTCCTCTCCTCCCGAATGGGCAAGGCCATCGTCTACGTCCTTTTCACAGCCCTCCTCATGCTCTCCATTTATGGCTGCACGCTGATGAAGAAGGGGATCAAATACGATAAGGCTTTCCCAGTGGATTCCTACGTGAGACTCTTCTCCGAAGCGAAGACCAAGTACTTCCCCCACTTCGGAGACATGATAGAGGTGTATTATTTTGATaaagattttataaaaaagtacagACGCCTGAACAGACAGGTAGATGTGGTGTCTTCATCTTTTCTCTATTCAGACAGAACCGATAGAGAAATGATGAAGAACCCAAAGCTAAACAGAAACATTCACTGGGAAATGAAAGACCTGCAGGAGGAGCTACTCGAAATGCATGACCAGTTGGAAGAGCAGGACTTCGTTTCTGGGGTGGCCAATGGATTTACTCTCTTCCTCAACAGCAATgggaagaagctgaagaacGAAACACCAGAGCAATTCTATGACACTTTTGTGGATTGGGTTCAGCACGACTACATGGGgaatctttttaaaaacgattTCATTTTCCTAAATAAGAAGCTCATCGCCTGGAGGTACTTCTACTTCCAGAGCAACGTAGATGACTCGGAGATTTCCTCTAAGTGGTTGAAAACGTGCAAAAAGATTAGCAAGCTGGAGGACCACAACGTACAGATGCAGTGCTTCCACATCAGCTCCATATTTAACGAGACGGATGAGGCCATCATCGAGGTCACCCTCATCAACCTTGGCATCACCATCATCACCATCCTCATCGTCACTGCCTACATCATCAAGGGCTTCAACTCCTGCCTCATCATCGCCCTCATCATCTTCCTCATCGACCTCTGCATCTTTGGCTTCATGTGCCTCTGCGGCATCACCGTCAACATCATTTCGATGGTCATCCTCGTCCTCTCCGTCG gcttCTCCATCGACCACACCTCCCACATCGTCCAGGCCTTCACCCACAGCATGGGCAGGACACGCGACGAGAA GATGAAGGAAAGCCTGCACCTCATGATAGGGCCCGTCCTCCACAGTGGCCTCTCCACCTGGTTTGTCATAAGCACCCTCTTCTTTTCCAACAAGGACTTCACCGTCATCTTCTTTCAAACCCTGACTCTG gtcctctttttttccgtaACCTTCTCCTCCATGTTTTTGCCAGTGCTGCTCTCGAGCTTTGGCCCGTTGTAA
- a CDS encoding hypothetical protein, conserved (encoded by transcript PVX_081405A) has translation MYRRYIWNSLFRDVNFRLKKIYHSFYYAQSHIKYVMLFLFPGVIWSTRYRADTKLGYHIYINEERLYPSGLSGGDEVSGWSDRGNLVGPLHAKYLHYRNKLTKKKWKNGTKIYLEDGLTVGDVKRVLYGEEERIPRHLKVGCRGRMMEDTDNLAMAVRAFCKRDPKIFLWEDEHAAYL, from the coding sequence ATGTACAGGAGGTACATTTGGAACAGCCTCTTCCGGGATGTGAATTTCCGGCTGAAGAAGATTTACCACTCGTTTTACTACGCGCAGAGCCACATAAAATATGTCATGCTGTTTCTTTTCCCCGGAGTGATCTGGTCCACTCGGTACCGGGCGGACACCAAGCTGGGTTACCACATCTACATAAATGAGGAGCGGCTCTACCCGAGTGGTTTGAGCGGCGGGGATGAGGTAAGCGGCTGGAGCGACCGCGGCAACCTTGTGGGCCCCCTCCACGCCAAGTACCTCCACTACCGCAACAAACtcacgaagaagaagtggaagaacgGCACGAAAATTTACCTGGAGGACGGGCTGACCGTTGGAGACGTGAAGAGGGTGCTGTACGGAGAGGAGGAAAGGATCCCCAGGCATTTGAAAGTTGGCTGCCGCGGGCGGATGATGGAAGACACGGACAACCTGGCTATGGCGGTTCGGGCCTTCTGCAAAAGGGACCCCAAGATTTTCCTCTGGGAGGACGAGCACGCGGCGTACCTCTGA